In one Nicotiana tomentosiformis chromosome 6, ASM39032v3, whole genome shotgun sequence genomic region, the following are encoded:
- the LOC138894358 gene encoding uncharacterized protein, which yields MKKDIVKYIAQCLNYQEVKYEHQRPCGLLQRLEILEWKCERVTMDFVVGLPRSQRKFDAVWVIVDRLTKLAHSIPMVTTYSPEQLAQVLLRVSPMKGVMRFGKKGKLSPRYIGPFEILEKIGELDYKLVLPPSLVAVHPVFHVSMLRKYHSDPTHVLDFSSIQLDKELSYIKEPVAILDRQARKLRSKNIASVKV from the exons atgaagaaagacatagtaaaGTATATAGCTCAGTGCCTAAACTATCaggaggtgaagtatgagcatcagcgaccatgtggattgcttcagaggctagagattctagagtggaaatgtgaacgggttactatggattttgttgttggactcccacggagtcagaggaagttcgatgcagtgtGGGTGAtagtggataggttgaccaagttggctcatTCCATTCCcatggtgactacttattctccagagcagctggctcag gtcttgctccgggtttcgcccatgaaaggtgttatgaggttcgggaagaagggcaagttgagccctaggtatattggaccttttgagattcttgagaaaaTTGGAGAGCTGGACTACAAGCTTGTACTGCCACCTAGTCTagttgcagttcatccagtattccatgtttctatgctcaggaagtatcacagtgatccgactcatgtgttagacttcagctcaatccagttggacaaggagtTGTCTTATATtaaggagccagtggccattttggacaggcaggcccgaaagttgaggtcgaagaacattgcttcagtgaaggtttag